One window of Halopseudomonas maritima genomic DNA carries:
- a CDS encoding type IV pilus twitching motility protein PilT: MDITELLAFSAKQGASDLHLSAGLPPMIRVDGDVRRINVPAMEHKQVHALIYDIMNDKQRKDFEEFLETDFSFEVPGVARFRVNAFNQNRGAGAVFRTIPSKVLTMEDLGMSDVFKKISDNPRGLVLVTGPTGSGKSTSLAAMVDYLNSTKYQHILTIEDPIEFVHESKKCLVNQREVHRDTLGFAEALRSALREDPDIILVGEMRDLETIRLALTAAETGHLVFGTLHTTSAAKTIDRIVDVFPGEEKAMVRSMLSESLQAVISQTLLKKIGGGRVAAHEIMIGTPAIRNLIREDKIAQMYSAIQTGGNIGMQTLDMCLKGLVAKGLITKESAREKAKAVDGF, translated from the coding sequence ATGGATATTACCGAGCTGTTAGCCTTCAGCGCCAAACAGGGCGCGTCGGACTTGCATCTGTCGGCAGGATTGCCGCCCATGATTCGCGTCGACGGCGACGTGCGCCGAATCAACGTGCCGGCCATGGAGCACAAGCAGGTTCATGCGTTGATCTACGACATCATGAACGACAAGCAGCGCAAGGATTTTGAAGAGTTCCTGGAGACGGACTTCTCCTTTGAAGTGCCGGGTGTCGCGCGCTTCCGGGTTAACGCCTTCAACCAGAACCGGGGCGCTGGCGCCGTATTCCGGACCATTCCTTCCAAGGTACTGACCATGGAAGATCTGGGTATGAGCGATGTGTTCAAGAAGATTTCCGACAACCCGCGCGGTCTGGTGCTGGTCACCGGCCCGACCGGCTCGGGTAAATCCACCAGCCTGGCGGCCATGGTGGACTACCTCAACAGCACCAAGTACCAGCATATCCTGACCATCGAAGACCCGATCGAATTCGTCCACGAGTCCAAGAAGTGTCTGGTGAACCAGCGTGAAGTACACCGCGATACCCTGGGCTTTGCCGAGGCCCTGCGTTCGGCCCTGCGGGAAGACCCGGACATCATCCTGGTGGGCGAGATGCGTGACCTTGAAACCATTCGCCTGGCGTTGACCGCCGCAGAAACCGGTCACCTGGTGTTCGGCACCCTGCACACCACCTCCGCCGCCAAGACCATCGACCGTATCGTCGACGTGTTCCCCGGCGAAGAAAAAGCCATGGTGCGCTCGATGCTGTCCGAATCGCTGCAGGCGGTGATCTCCCAAACCCTGCTGAAGAAGATTGGCGGCGGCCGGGTGGCGGCGCACGAGATCATGATCGGCACCCCGGCGATCCGTAACCTGATCCGCGAAGACAAGATCGCCCAGATGTACTCGGCCATTCAGACCGGCGGCAACATTGGCATGCAGACACTCGACATGTGCCTGAAAGGGCTGGTCGCCAAGGGTCTGATCACCAAGGAAAGCGCCCGCGAAAAGGCCAAGGCAGTCGACGGTTTCTAA
- a CDS encoding PilT/PilU family type 4a pilus ATPase, with protein sequence MEFEKLLRLMVEKGASDLFITAGVPPSMKVHGKILPVTKTPLSPEQTRETVLGVMTEAQRREFAENRECNFAISARGIGRFRVSAFYQRNLVGMVLRRIEINIPTMEELRLPDILKQLAMTKRGLVIFVGATGTGKSTSLASMIGYRNKHSSGHIISIEDPIEFIHQHQNCIVTQREVGIDTDSFEVALKNTLRQAPDVILIGEVRTKETMDHAVAFAETGHLCLATLHANNANQALDRIIHFFPNEMHQQVWMDLSLNLKAIVAQQLIPTPDGKGRRAAIEVMLNTPLAADMIRKGEVHELKPLMARSNEVGMQTFDQALYKLYSAGEITYEDALAHADSANDLRLMIKLGSETDGKHLMQNQQEGGFSLEEDEDVGLRNHRR encoded by the coding sequence ATGGAGTTTGAAAAGCTGTTGCGGTTGATGGTCGAGAAAGGCGCCTCCGACTTGTTCATCACCGCCGGTGTGCCACCGAGTATGAAGGTTCACGGCAAGATCCTGCCGGTTACCAAAACGCCCCTTTCACCGGAACAGACCCGCGAGACCGTCCTCGGGGTGATGACCGAGGCCCAGCGCCGCGAGTTTGCCGAAAACCGCGAGTGCAACTTTGCGATCAGTGCGCGCGGCATTGGCCGCTTCCGGGTCAGTGCCTTCTACCAGCGCAACCTGGTGGGCATGGTGCTGCGGCGGATCGAGATCAACATTCCGACCATGGAAGAGCTGCGCCTGCCCGACATTCTCAAGCAACTGGCGATGACCAAACGCGGGCTGGTGATCTTTGTCGGGGCCACCGGTACGGGTAAGTCGACCTCGCTGGCCTCAATGATCGGTTACCGTAACAAGCACTCCAGCGGCCATATCATCTCCATTGAAGACCCGATCGAATTTATTCACCAGCACCAGAACTGCATCGTCACACAGCGTGAGGTCGGCATTGATACCGACTCGTTCGAGGTGGCGCTGAAGAACACCCTGCGCCAGGCGCCGGATGTGATCTTGATTGGTGAGGTGCGTACCAAGGAGACCATGGACCACGCCGTGGCCTTCGCCGAGACCGGCCACCTGTGTCTGGCCACCCTGCACGCCAACAACGCCAACCAGGCGCTGGACCGTATCATCCACTTCTTCCCCAACGAGATGCATCAGCAGGTCTGGATGGATCTGTCGTTGAACCTCAAGGCCATTGTGGCGCAACAGTTGATTCCGACGCCGGATGGCAAGGGACGTCGTGCGGCGATCGAGGTGATGCTCAACACCCCGCTGGCGGCAGATATGATCCGCAAGGGCGAGGTGCACGAGCTCAAGCCGTTGATGGCGCGCTCCAACGAAGTGGGCATGCAGACCTTTGACCAGGCGCTCTACAAGCTCTACAGCGCCGGCGAGATCACCTACGAAGACGCCCTGGCCCACGCCGACTCGGCCAACGACCTGCGCCTGATGATCAAGCTGGGCTCGGAAACCGACGGCAAGCACCTGATGCAGAACCAGCAGGAAGGCGGCTTCTCGCTGGAAGAGGACGAAGACGTGGGGCTGCGCAACCACCGTCGATAG
- the siaD gene encoding biofilm regulation diguanylate cyclase SiaD: MKASKEALEVHIQALLESGEHDDNPLSTPLRELWTAHQDLVRRIDRISHISDGYQSLAKQREQSLAERLNKQLRQLEKVARISDRYQNMMRDLNEALREASTHDALTGLANRRLLVDRLKKEVERYARYQRSFSIAMLDVDHFKSINDRYGHEIGDGALIEIARVLDAEIRENDLCGRWGGEEFLILLPETDAAAAAQVMERVRAAIERLTIRVQDESVSMTISIGVAKHQPASSYSDTISRADHALLVAKRGGRNQLSIATE; this comes from the coding sequence ATGAAAGCGTCCAAAGAGGCCCTGGAGGTTCATATCCAGGCGCTGCTGGAGAGCGGCGAACACGATGACAACCCGCTGTCTACACCGCTGCGCGAGCTGTGGACAGCGCACCAGGACCTCGTTCGACGCATCGACCGCATCAGTCACATTTCCGATGGCTACCAGAGTCTGGCCAAACAGCGCGAGCAATCCCTTGCCGAGCGCTTGAACAAGCAGCTGCGTCAACTGGAAAAGGTCGCGCGCATCTCAGACCGCTACCAGAACATGATGCGCGATCTGAACGAGGCGCTGCGCGAGGCCTCAACCCACGACGCCCTCACCGGTCTGGCCAATCGCCGCCTGCTGGTCGATCGGCTGAAGAAGGAAGTGGAGCGCTATGCCCGTTACCAGCGTTCGTTCAGCATCGCCATGCTCGACGTGGATCACTTCAAGAGCATCAACGATCGCTACGGCCACGAGATAGGCGATGGTGCGTTGATCGAGATCGCCCGCGTGCTGGACGCAGAAATTCGCGAGAACGACTTGTGCGGCCGCTGGGGTGGAGAGGAATTTCTGATTCTACTGCCGGAAACCGATGCCGCGGCCGCTGCGCAGGTAATGGAGCGGGTTCGCGCCGCCATCGAACGTCTGACCATTCGTGTGCAGGACGAATCCGTGAGCATGACCATCAGCATCGGGGTGGCCAAGCATCAGCCGGCTTCCAGCTACTCCGATACGATCAGCCGCGCCGACCACGCCCTGCTGGTCGCCAAACGTGGCGGCCGCAACCAGCTGAGCATCGCCACCGAGTAA
- the siaC gene encoding biofilm regulation phosphoprotein SiaC produces MNDFSIPSSQSTPEVRSDWAAGQLFMAGDSYPENSFDMFQQVFDWIEGYLGEGGKPLSLELRLLYLNTSSVKAMMDIFDLLEAAHQDGAPVQVNWYYDPQNERVAELAGEFKEDCTFTFNIISHS; encoded by the coding sequence ATGAACGACTTCAGTATTCCCAGTTCCCAGTCCACACCGGAAGTCCGCAGTGACTGGGCAGCCGGCCAGCTGTTCATGGCCGGCGACTCCTATCCCGAAAACTCCTTCGACATGTTCCAGCAGGTCTTCGACTGGATCGAAGGCTACCTTGGCGAGGGCGGCAAGCCGCTCAGCCTGGAACTGCGCCTGCTGTATTTGAATACCAGCAGCGTCAAGGCCATGATGGATATCTTTGATCTGCTCGAAGCGGCGCACCAGGATGGCGCGCCAGTGCAAGTCAACTGGTACTACGACCCGCAAAACGAACGCGTGGCCGAGCTGGCTGGAGAGTTCAAGGAAGACTGCACCTTTACCTTCAATATCATCAGCCACAGCTGA
- the siaB gene encoding biofilm regulation protein kinase SiaB, which translates to MDNIDLFAMRERFDSQQIMLCFNGPISRSLIEEIGNALRNYLAADHAHPSAAMDVFAVYIEMTQNISHYTRSKGWNEQEAGATVVVSRNEQSRYIVSAGNLIESADGDSLVASIDQLAQLDKAGLKAAYKEQLRRPRDAERASGAGLGLIDIARKSSAPLQASLQPAADGRSFFSLRAVI; encoded by the coding sequence ATGGACAACATCGACCTATTCGCCATGCGCGAGCGTTTCGACAGCCAGCAGATCATGCTGTGCTTTAACGGGCCGATTTCGCGCAGCCTGATTGAAGAGATCGGCAATGCGCTGCGCAACTACCTGGCTGCCGACCACGCCCATCCCAGCGCCGCCATGGACGTGTTCGCGGTCTACATCGAGATGACCCAGAACATCAGCCACTACACCCGCTCCAAGGGCTGGAACGAGCAGGAAGCCGGCGCCACCGTGGTGGTCTCACGTAACGAGCAGAGCCGCTATATTGTCTCCGCCGGCAACCTTATCGAAAGCGCTGATGGCGACAGCCTGGTTGCATCCATTGATCAGCTCGCCCAGCTGGATAAAGCAGGCCTGAAAGCGGCCTACAAGGAACAACTGCGCCGCCCGCGTGACGCCGAGCGCGCCTCCGGCGCAGGTCTCGGGCTAATCGACATCGCCCGCAAATCCAGTGCGCCGCTGCAGGCTTCACTGCAGCCTGCCGCCGACGGTCGCAGCTTTTTCAGCCTGCGCGCCGTGATCTGA
- the siaA gene encoding biofilm regulation protein phosphatase SiaA (SiaB is a threonine kinase acting on SiaC; SiaA is the matching phosphatase.), with amino-acid sequence MAAFGLRGKSLLALLLACLLALVPAGLIGWSVLSNIHQHFGEGYARNATLLSRERISAPISRELALSLRFANSEVTRQWLRDPNDPAKADLFFREAELYRADFRDHAYFIGRLDTLGYYFNGGDQPPSREPRYILNPDSDADRWFFSTLRNTQGFNLNVDVNPELDTTKVWLNMVVTDDDGSVLALAGSGLDLSDFIRDFIISETAGVTPMIVDANGAIQAHQDRSLIVMNSGAGASTASGSNLLNLVAADNRDAVRAALEQVGQQPGSVVTLPVKLQGANQLLAVTYLPALDWYVANAVDLSSAEVIDSAWLTPLLIGLGALLILLVLIFAFAIERLLLGPLRQLKRGAQAMAAGQYDVAMPAGRNDEIGELSDAFGVMAEKVRSHTQELEQRVQERTRDLEEVNQQMRNAQRKIEDSIDYASLIQRSILPNRELVNALGEHHAVLWRPRDVVGGDFYIFHSDQDHCLFGVVDCAGHGVPGALMTMLAHAALDQAINDCGLHDPAAVLQRTDQIVRHMLSDSNESKSVATNMDVGLAYVDLKRSKVTFSGAKIALYYSEGDTVDHLPGARRALGDKRQGEYHNSQIELRAGRTFYLCTDGFLDQAGGERGFGFGNSRFAEMLRAHASLPLREQSAAFSDTLAAYQGDYPQRDDITMLCFRFD; translated from the coding sequence ATGGCCGCATTCGGCTTACGTGGTAAATCCCTGCTGGCATTATTGCTGGCCTGTCTACTGGCATTGGTGCCGGCCGGCCTGATTGGCTGGTCGGTGCTTAGCAACATCCACCAGCACTTCGGCGAGGGCTACGCACGTAACGCCACCCTGCTCAGCCGCGAACGCATCAGCGCGCCGATCAGCCGCGAGCTGGCCCTGTCGCTGCGCTTTGCCAATTCCGAAGTCACCCGCCAGTGGCTGCGCGATCCGAACGACCCGGCCAAGGCGGACCTGTTCTTCCGTGAAGCCGAGCTGTACCGCGCAGACTTTCGCGACCACGCCTACTTCATTGGCCGCCTGGATACCCTGGGCTACTACTTCAACGGCGGCGACCAGCCGCCCAGTCGCGAGCCGCGCTACATCCTCAACCCTGACTCGGACGCAGACCGCTGGTTCTTCAGCACCCTGCGCAACACCCAGGGCTTCAATCTCAACGTCGACGTAAACCCCGAGCTGGACACCACCAAGGTCTGGCTCAACATGGTGGTGACCGACGACGACGGCAGCGTGCTGGCACTGGCTGGCTCCGGGCTGGATCTGTCTGACTTTATTCGTGACTTCATTATCAGTGAGACCGCTGGCGTCACACCGATGATCGTGGACGCCAACGGCGCCATTCAGGCACACCAGGACCGCAGCCTGATCGTGATGAACTCCGGTGCCGGCGCCAGCACCGCCAGCGGCAGCAACCTGCTCAACCTGGTTGCCGCCGATAACCGCGACGCCGTGCGCGCAGCACTTGAGCAGGTTGGCCAGCAGCCGGGCAGCGTCGTGACCCTGCCGGTCAAGCTGCAGGGTGCCAACCAACTGCTGGCGGTCACCTATCTCCCGGCGCTGGACTGGTACGTCGCCAACGCGGTCGACCTGAGCAGCGCCGAGGTGATCGATAGCGCCTGGCTCACGCCGCTGCTGATTGGTCTGGGCGCGCTGCTGATTCTGCTGGTACTGATCTTCGCCTTCGCCATTGAGCGTCTGCTGCTCGGCCCCTTGCGCCAGCTCAAGCGCGGCGCCCAGGCGATGGCTGCCGGCCAGTACGATGTCGCCATGCCGGCCGGTCGCAACGACGAGATCGGCGAACTGAGCGACGCCTTCGGCGTGATGGCCGAAAAGGTACGCAGCCACACCCAAGAGCTGGAGCAGCGCGTACAGGAGCGCACCCGTGACCTTGAAGAGGTCAACCAGCAGATGCGCAACGCCCAGCGCAAGATCGAGGACTCCATCGATTACGCCAGCCTGATTCAGCGCTCTATCCTGCCCAACCGCGAGCTGGTCAACGCCCTCGGCGAACACCACGCCGTGCTCTGGCGCCCCCGCGACGTGGTGGGCGGCGACTTCTACATCTTCCACAGCGATCAGGACCACTGCCTGTTTGGCGTGGTCGACTGCGCCGGCCACGGCGTACCTGGCGCGCTGATGACCATGCTGGCGCACGCCGCGCTCGACCAGGCCATCAACGACTGCGGCCTGCACGACCCAGCCGCCGTACTGCAGCGTACCGACCAGATCGTGCGGCACATGCTCAGCGATTCCAACGAATCCAAGTCGGTCGCCACCAATATGGACGTCGGCCTTGCCTACGTTGACCTGAAACGGAGTAAGGTTACCTTCTCCGGCGCCAAGATAGCCCTGTACTACAGCGAGGGCGACACGGTCGACCACCTGCCGGGCGCGCGTCGGGCACTCGGCGACAAGCGCCAGGGTGAATACCACAACAGCCAGATCGAGCTGCGCGCAGGCCGTACCTTTTACCTGTGTACCGACGGGTTCCTCGACCAGGCAGGTGGCGAGCGCGGCTTCGGCTTCGGCAACAGCCGCTTTGCCGAGATGCTGCGCGCCCACGCCAGTCTGCCGCTGCGCGAGCAAAGTGCGGCATTCAGCGATACACTGGCCGCCTATCAGGGTGACTACCCGCAGCGCGATGACATCACCATGCTGTGTTTCCGTTTTGACTGA
- a CDS encoding dihydroorotase: MRLTIEGARVIDPASQFDEITDLHIAAGHIQAIGAAPEGFTPNQRIDARGLIACPGLVDLNVALREPGYSRKGNIASETRAAAAGGVTTLCCPPDTRPVLDTPAVAELILDRSQAAGNARVLPIGALTKGLEGEQLSELVALRDAGCVAFTQGLTPMGSNRILRRALEYAATFDLTIIFTPQDADLAEGGMAHEGPTASRLGLVGIPESAETVALARDLLLIEQTGVRAHFSGLTSARAMDMLADAQARGLPVTADLAAYQLLLCDEDLTGFSSQLHVMPPLRSASDRRALREAVQSGVVQAIASHHRPHEAEAKRVPFAASAPGISSVEILLPLALTLVADGLLELPAAVARVTSGPASALGLPAGIGQLQLGGAADITLFDPAQACEIGRNWLSRGSNCPFIGQGAPAAVTHTLHDGKLVYQLT, from the coding sequence ACCAGCGCATCGACGCCCGCGGACTGATCGCTTGCCCGGGCCTGGTGGACCTCAACGTTGCACTGCGCGAGCCCGGCTACAGCCGCAAGGGCAATATCGCCAGCGAAACCCGCGCCGCAGCCGCCGGCGGCGTGACCACCCTGTGCTGTCCGCCAGACACCCGCCCGGTGCTGGACACCCCAGCGGTGGCCGAGCTGATCCTCGACCGCAGCCAGGCCGCCGGCAACGCCCGCGTACTGCCCATCGGCGCGCTGACCAAGGGTCTGGAAGGCGAGCAACTGAGCGAGCTGGTAGCCCTGCGCGACGCCGGCTGCGTCGCCTTTACCCAGGGCCTGACACCCATGGGCAGCAATCGCATCCTGCGTCGGGCGCTGGAATACGCGGCCACCTTTGACCTGACCATCATCTTCACCCCGCAAGACGCTGATCTGGCCGAGGGCGGCATGGCCCACGAAGGCCCGACCGCCTCGCGCCTTGGCCTGGTCGGGATTCCGGAGAGCGCAGAAACCGTTGCCCTGGCCCGCGACTTGCTGCTGATCGAGCAGACTGGCGTGCGAGCGCACTTCAGCGGCCTGACCAGCGCCCGCGCGATGGATATGCTCGCTGACGCGCAGGCGCGCGGCCTGCCGGTTACCGCCGACCTGGCCGCTTACCAACTGCTGCTGTGCGACGAGGACCTGACCGGGTTTTCCAGCCAGTTGCACGTCATGCCGCCGCTGCGCTCGGCCAGCGACCGCCGCGCCCTGCGCGAAGCCGTGCAGAGCGGCGTGGTGCAGGCCATCGCCTCGCATCACCGGCCGCACGAAGCCGAAGCCAAGCGCGTGCCCTTTGCCGCCTCGGCTCCGGGCATCAGCAGCGTCGAGATTCTGCTGCCGCTAGCGCTCACGCTGGTCGCCGACGGCCTGCTGGAATTGCCGGCCGCCGTGGCCCGAGTAACCAGCGGGCCGGCCAGCGCGCTGGGTCTGCCGGCGGGCATCGGCCAGCTGCAACTGGGCGGCGCGGCAGACATCACCCTGTTTGACCCGGCACAGGCCTGCGAGATCGGCCGTAACTGGCTATCGCGGGGCAGCAACTGCCCCTTTATAGGACAAGGCGCGCCGGCAGCGGTTACCCATACCCTGCATGACGGAAAACTGGTATATCAACTGACCTGA